One Bacteroidota bacterium DNA window includes the following coding sequences:
- a CDS encoding PKD domain-containing protein — protein MKISTFVLALCLGCLMSSPGLKAQNYVNFTINQPAAPSSSFSYTIQNTTYTFTDLSSGTGLTYSWTFGDGNTSTLQNPTHTYATDGNYTICLGITDINNCTSNSCDSVLVVGVQNAIPGLTFEVAPNPFSGQTAVNYALTEAADISISVYNLLGARMQTVVSGPLAAGSYQQRIGSGLAAGSYLLVFEVNGKQMSRRIVKAQ, from the coding sequence ATGAAGATTTCTACTTTCGTTTTAGCACTTTGCTTGGGCTGTTTGATGAGTTCGCCGGGGTTGAAGGCCCAAAATTATGTGAACTTTACCATCAATCAGCCTGCTGCACCCAGTTCGTCGTTTTCCTATACGATTCAGAACACAACCTATACCTTCACTGATCTGAGCTCGGGTACAGGTCTCACCTACAGTTGGACCTTTGGCGATGGCAATACGTCCACGCTTCAGAATCCCACCCATACTTACGCGACGGATGGCAACTATACCATCTGCCTGGGAATTACCGACATCAACAACTGTACGAGCAACAGCTGCGACTCGGTCTTGGTGGTGGGCGTGCAAAATGCGATTCCGGGATTGACCTTCGAAGTGGCGCCGAATCCATTTTCAGGTCAGACCGCGGTGAATTATGCACTGACCGAGGCTGCTGACATCAGCATTTCGGTGTACAACCTGCTCGGTGCACGTATGCAGACCGTGGTCAGTGGCCCGCTGGCCGCTGGCAGTTATCAGCAACGCATCGGCAGCGGATTGGCTGCAGGTAGCTACTTACTGGTATTTGAGGTAAACGGTAAGCAAATGAGCCGTCGCATCGTCAAAGCACAATGA
- a CDS encoding CotH kinase family protein codes for MRIHVYILAIAAILVHFGAKAQNSTALWDDSRVAAIYLTIHPDSLDSIYTNIYSDHYYSAELVFDDGVVRDTVTEVGMRLRGNTSRAADKKSFKVSFNEYLPGRRYQGTKKLNLIASHNDPTMVRQKLFYDVWNQCGMPPRRTTFVQVYINQVYYGLYSNLEEMDKDWLTTTFAENTGNLYKCIYPADLVYINGNQQTYKNIAGSTGRAYDLQTNETLDDYTDLVELITQLNRIPNAQFAAEIPQYLNVQGYLKALAIDVATGNWDSYGYNKNNYYLYHRQSSGQFEFVTYDADNTFGVDWVNRDWATRDCADWLSHSEPRPLASKLLAVPAFRAQYYAALDSITRFVTRPDSIFPKIDALKALILPFVPADTFRSLDYGYDLNDFELGFTGTVDGHTPYGIKPFLGTRYNSTLGQLDAVKTTNGVDIAQVVTAFPNPFGPGQMLHLHSKSPVKPDLQVTIIDLQGRIVHQSTWAAHETTTELDLGGLATGSYRAILQGKGVFGAIGLAKL; via the coding sequence ATGAGAATACACGTTTACATTCTAGCAATAGCCGCCATTTTGGTCCATTTTGGGGCTAAGGCCCAAAATTCGACGGCGCTTTGGGACGACAGCCGCGTTGCGGCGATCTATTTGACCATTCATCCGGATTCGCTCGATTCGATCTATACCAATATCTATTCCGATCATTATTATTCGGCAGAACTTGTGTTTGACGACGGTGTCGTGCGCGATACCGTGACAGAGGTGGGTATGCGCCTACGCGGCAACACCTCCCGAGCCGCAGACAAAAAGTCGTTCAAGGTGAGCTTTAACGAATATCTCCCCGGAAGACGGTATCAGGGAACCAAAAAACTCAACCTGATCGCCTCGCACAACGATCCGACGATGGTGCGGCAAAAGCTCTTTTACGATGTCTGGAACCAATGCGGGATGCCTCCACGCCGCACAACCTTCGTTCAAGTTTACATCAACCAGGTCTATTACGGTCTGTATTCCAACCTCGAAGAAATGGACAAGGACTGGCTGACCACGACATTCGCAGAGAATACGGGCAACCTCTACAAGTGCATTTATCCGGCGGATCTGGTCTACATCAACGGGAATCAGCAGACCTACAAAAATATTGCGGGTTCCACGGGTCGCGCCTACGACCTCCAAACCAATGAAACCCTCGATGACTACACCGATCTCGTCGAATTGATCACGCAACTCAACCGGATTCCCAATGCGCAATTCGCTGCCGAAATCCCGCAGTATTTGAATGTGCAGGGCTATCTGAAGGCCTTGGCAATCGACGTGGCGACGGGCAATTGGGACAGCTACGGCTACAACAAAAACAACTATTACCTCTATCACCGACAGTCCTCCGGGCAATTCGAATTCGTGACCTACGACGCCGACAACACGTTTGGGGTGGATTGGGTGAATCGCGACTGGGCGACGCGCGATTGCGCTGACTGGCTGAGTCATAGCGAACCGCGACCCTTGGCTTCAAAACTGCTGGCAGTTCCGGCCTTTCGGGCGCAATATTATGCCGCACTGGACAGCATTACCCGATTTGTGACGCGCCCCGACAGCATTTTCCCCAAAATCGACGCCTTGAAAGCATTGATTTTACCCTTCGTTCCGGCAGACACCTTTCGCAGCTTGGATTACGGATATGATTTGAATGACTTCGAATTGGGATTTACCGGAACGGTCGACGGACATACGCCCTACGGGATCAAGCCGTTTCTCGGTACCCGCTACAACAGTACGCTCGGGCAACTTGACGCTGTGAAAACAACCAATGGCGTGGACATAGCCCAAGTGGTCACCGCCTTTCCCAACCCCTTCGGCCCGGGACAAATGCTGCATCTCCATTCCAAATCGCCGGTAAAACCCGACCTCCAGGTCACCATCATCGACCTGCAAGGGCGCATCGTACACCAATCGACTTGGGCAGCCCACGAAACCACAACTGAATTGGATCTTGGAGGCCTAGCAACCGGCAGCTACCGCGCCATTCTTCAAGGCAAAGGTGTTTTTGGGGCGATTGGGCTTGCAAAACTGTAG